The following coding sequences lie in one Aspergillus puulaauensis MK2 DNA, chromosome 3, nearly complete sequence genomic window:
- a CDS encoding uncharacterized protein (COG:S;~EggNog:ENOG410PKB9) produces the protein MSGRAPPGKWPHSRLKPVTDPLESVGFVSKGDRKLLNQKAQKDYYDKIVTRYIGFCARHSKNLEAAWLSLPRSASTDATRNPPASVSQSTKPAVSPGPSAATELSTLLLSLRKLREAVLATASITPIAFSQRVHVFSIKVSIQARHPPSYFPSLRHLLDDLHTSSNPLPESELKDHISYLILDYACRQEDLAAAFELRARARRQYNYQSREVDQTLQAIAHDNWILFWRVRKEVDSSMCAVMNWAEDRVRRHALKAVGKAYLGVDVAWIVEGCTGNHTWTWDKLAEREKLGWEKEGDRIIIRKPRPKPKPEGNLTPIQESTG, from the exons ATGAGTGGCCGAGCACCTCCTGGGAAATGGCCGCATAGTCGCCTGAAACCGGTGACTGATCCCCTAGAGTCCGTAGGATTCGTGTCCAAAGGAGATCGCAA GTTACTAAACCAAAAAGCCCAGAAGGACTACTATGACAAGATTGTCACTAGATACATTGGATTTTGTGCGCGGCACTCCAAGAACTTGGAAGCAGCCTGGTTGTCTTTGCCCCGAAGTGCCTCGACCGACGCAACAAGAAACCCCCCAGCTTCCGTTTCACAGTCAACCAAACCGGCAGTATCACCCGGTCCCTCAGCTGCCACAGAGTTGTCCACcctccttctttcccttcgTAAGCTTCGAGAGGCCGTATTGGCCACTGCCTCAATCACCCCCATCGCGTTTTCACAACGAGTCCATGTGTTCTCCATCAAAGTCTCAATCCAAGCTCGACATCCGCCGTCCTACTTTCCTTCCCTCCGCCACCTTCTCGACGACCTCCACACCTCTTCTAATCCGTTACCGGAATCGGAGTTGAAAGATCACATTTCATACCTCATCCTTGACTATGCGTGCCGGCAAGAGGATTTAGCGGCCGCCTTTGAGCTGCGCGCACGGGCGCGCAGGCAGTATAATTACCAGTCACGGGAGGTTGATCAGACTCTGCAAGCCATCGCGCATGATAATTGGATTTTATTCTGGCGGGTTCGAAAAGAAGTCGATTCATCCATGTGCGCAGTGATGAATTGGGCAGAAGATCGGGTTCGACGGCACGCTCTTAAAGCAGTTGGTAAGGCTTACTTGGGTGTCGACGTTGCGTGGATTGTTGAAGGCTGTACTGGGAATCACACATGGACATGGGATAAGCTggcggagagagagaaactagggtgggagaaagaaggcGATAGGATTATAATCCGAAAACCGAGACCAAAGCCAAAACCCGAGGGCAATCTTACGCCCATACAGGAAAGTACAGGTTGA
- a CDS encoding Aim21 family protein (COG:S;~EggNog:ENOG410PJKN;~InterPro:IPR021582;~PFAM:PF11489), protein MAQPNPGPGPAVPPRPSRSPLEKAPTPDLPKIPPRPNRRIDRSASPMSSNYAPSPLNEPPNGSTLSRTVSSDLPPRPPSVTIPSLGEEGIEYADLDAINAADSQHTTPAETRNVASDLKLHAPRPSHPTSSAKAQVQAVTRTDSGQAAAAGLGTIGSPAQDEQPERVARPISSARVSRPGSTASFDRPQSSHDDEHGIPEIGQRVPMLANAGDVQAPSPSPYLEQPNQRFGRGHNRTRSGREASLPPGSYGLHGHGAPANDKFEKAWYEKHPDEYVKDEQQGQYGSSTPRPDWALSSDDLNKIVRGSAVTGSGLGTSPAVTGTPEEEIGYIAADEYSHRLASPPPESKTDTRPVVESPLRTTSIPATDAQGQEKKKPPVIHVDEPYHHLHHPDGFAQTPGPDEVAHKGIGDDDEEEPILAADEVRPESAYQHAAVSPTFQDYEDRSRTPSVNESRSNSRATSHRGSIPALARYNSRDEEIVNTPLEDVEEYEPLFPEDGSKESKPLAAAEVMKKRPDTLKHRFPSEDIWEDSPNSHQLHATVSTPDIPKQDRFETPEQEEARKAREPGIDSHQVAKRILDSGEQEAPTRPGLAKQRFPSRDIWEDAPESQTLVTTIEPSEEKQLTSPEVPTKPILPRRPEKRSPPQVDASTKPTSPVEKRQPPVIPDRPKPQIPTRPGNRVARAEGEEAQAPSTKPKPAVPARPTGGKIASIKAGFLSDLNSRLQLGPTVPPKPQEKKEAPVEKGPLSDARKGRARGPARRKPAVEKPAAGLPTIPEIKITETWNVWQVREDGSLIVGDGNKDEQPSTTASAPERSDSDDTMTPPLARNMSSESADSQIQPKEEEVLESPSPQTIIETSKTEDVKEEPPVGASEAESSEEQTEQLDEQVDVSSAVAGNADSIDAAAESLAASADGKRLSDGDESLAR, encoded by the exons ATGGCACAACCGAatccgggtccgggtcccGCCGTGCCCCCTCGTCCGTCAAGATCGCCTCTCGAGAAAGCCCCAACCCCAGACTTGCCGAAgatccctcctcgtccaaaCCGTCGCATTGACCGTTCCGCGTCTCCCATGAGCTCCAACTACGCCCCCTCCCCGTTGAACGAGCCTCCTAATGGTTCGACCCTGTCTCGGACTGTGTCCAGCGACCTGCCCCCTCGGCCTCCCAGTGTGACAATACCATCgcttggtgaagaaggcatTGAATACGCGGATTTGGACGCCATTAATGCCGCCGACAGCCAACACACAACTCCTGCGGAGACGCGGAACGTGGCCAGCGACCTTAAGCTTCATGCGCCCCGGCCTTCACACCCCACTTCCAGCGCCAAGGCCCAGGTGCAGGCCGTGACTCGCACAGATTCCGgccaggctgcagctgcaggtTTGGGCACGATAGGATCCCCTGCGCAAGATGAACAGCCAGAACGGGTGGCTCGCCCCATCTCATCTGCCCGGGTTTCGCGGCCAGGCTCAACAGCATCTTTTGACCGCCCGCAGTCAAGTCACGATGATGAGCATGGCATTCCAGAAATTGGCCAGAGAGTGCCAATGTTAGCTAATGCAGGAGATGTacaagctccttctcccagtccTTATTTGGAGCAGCCGAACCAGCGATTTGGACGCGGGCATAACCGAACTCGTAGTGGCAGGGAAGCTTCTCTGCCACCTGGTAGCTATGGCCttcatggccatggtgcGCCCGCCAACGACAAGTTCGAGAAAGCTTGGTATGAGAAACATCCAGACGAATATGTGAAAGACGAACAACAAGGGCAGTATGGATCTAGTACTCCACGACCCGATTGGGCCCTGAGTAGTGATGATCTAAACAAAATCGTTCGGGGCTCTGCCGTCACTGGCTCAGGTCTAG GAACCTCCCCAGCCGTAACCGGGacaccagaagaagagattgGCTACATTGCTGCCGATGAGTATAGTCATCGTCTTGCATCTCCACCTCCAGAATCGAAAACCGACACCCGTCCCGTTGTTGAGTCCCCACTCCGCACGACAAGCATCCCAGCCACAGACGcacaaggacaagaaaagaagaagcctcCTGTTATTCACGTCGATGAGCCCTatcaccatctccatcatcctgATGGTTTCGCTCAAACTCCGGGACCGGATGAAGTAGCGCACAAGGGTATaggggatgacgatgaagaagaaccgATATTGGCTGCCGATGAAGTGCGTCCTGAATCCGCCTATCAGCACGCTGCTGTATCTCCGACGTTCCAAGATTACGAGGACCGAAGCCGAACTCCTAGCGTCAACGAAAGCCGGTCGAATAGTAGAGCTACAAGTCATCGTGGCAGCATCCCCGCCCTGGCGAGATACAACTCCCGGGACGAAGAGATAGTAAATACGCCTCTCGAAGACGTTGAAGAGTACGAGCCGTTGTTCCCCGAGGACGGATCGAAAGAGAGCAAACCACTTGCCGCGGCGGAGGTCATGAAGAAGCGCCCAGACACTCTTAAACACCGGTTCCCTAGCGAGGACATTTGGGAAGACTCACCCAACAGTCACCAGCTTCATGCCACTGTGTCCACCCCAGATATTCCTAAGCAGGACCGCTTTGAGACACCTGAGCAAGAGGAAGCCCGCAAAGCCCGAGAGCCCGGCATTGATAGCCACCAGGTTGCGAAGCGAATACTAGATTCAGGGGAGCAAGAAGCTCCCACCCGTCCCGGACTCGCGAAACAGAGGTTTCCTAGTCGAGATATTTGGGAAGACGCCCCGGAAAGCCAGACGCTAGTTACAACGATAGAGCCCTCAGAAGAAAAACAGCTCACAAGTCCAGAGGTGCCCACGAAACCAATCCTTCCCCGCCGACCTGAGAAGCGATCACCTCCCCAGGTGGACGCGTCTACAAAGCCGACTTCGCCGGTTGAGAAGCGACAGCCGCCCGTTATTCCGGATAGACCAAAGCCTCAGATCCCCACACGACCAGGAAACCGCGTCGCCCGggcggagggtgaagaagcaCAGGCCCCGTCAACCAAACCCAAGCCAGCTGTTCCAGCTCGCCCAACTGGGGGTAAAATCGCTTCTATCAAGGCTGGCTTCCTCTCTGACTTGAACTCGCGCCTGCAGCTTGGTCCGACTGTGCCCCCAAAGCCtcaagaaaagaaggaagccCCTGTAGAAAAGGGCCCGCTAAGCGACGCTCGAAAGGGCCGTGCTCGTGGTCCGGCTCGGAGAAAGCCTGCTGTTGAGAAGCCCGCTGCCGGACTACCTACAATCCCCGAGATCAAGATAACCGAAACATGGAATGTTTGGCAGGTTCGCGAGGACGGAAGCCTAATTGTCGGTGATGGGAATAAGGATGAGCAGCCTAGCACCACCGCATCAGCACCAGAGCGATCAGATTCGGACGATACCATGACACCACCTTTAGCTCGGAATATGTCCAGTGAATCAGCAGATTCCCAAATACAacccaaggaagaagaagtgctCGAGTCACCGAGTCCCCAGACAATCATCGAGACCTCGAAGACGGAAGATGTGAAAGAGGAGCCGCCCGTCGGTGCGTCCGAGGCCGAGTCATCGGAAGAACAGACCGAGCAATTGGACGAGCAGGTCGACGTTTCGTCTGCTGTTGCCGGCAACGCCGACAGTATTGACGCTGCAGCCGAGTCCCTGGCTGCCTCGGCTGACGGCAAACGACTATCTGACGGCGATGAATCTCTTGCACGTTAA
- the SUA7 gene encoding transcription factor SUA7 (BUSCO:EOG09262PAY;~COG:K;~EggNog:ENOG410PIN2;~InterPro:IPR013150,IPR036915,IPR023486,IPR000812, IPR013137,IPR013763;~PFAM:PF00382,PF08271;~go_function: GO:0017025 - TBP-class protein binding [Evidence IEA];~go_process: GO:0006352 - DNA-templated transcription, initiation [Evidence IEA];~go_process: GO:0070897 - transcription preinitiation complex assembly [Evidence IEA]) translates to MAAISPAALQDPNAPWRKNLSAHVICPECKEVPPNLEFPGSHETVCGSCGLVLSDREIDMHSEWRTFSNDDQNNDDPSRVGDATNPLLNGDQLETQIASGGSGRVRDLYRAQNKQSSEKANKALLAAYKEIGALCDGFGIQKNVADTAKYLFKIVDDAKAFKGKSQDVIIAGCIFIACRQCKVPRTFTEIFAVTKVTRKEIGRIYKALEKFFTAQNLERNNAVVSNGGVPDPNDTYTATTSTKPSDLCNRFCNLLDLPFQVTSVSSSLSDRVTTEGNLAGRSPLSIVAACIYMASYLMGYPKSAKEISQVAHVSDGTIRGAYKQLYAERESLVDKEWIKDGKGALKNLPQS, encoded by the coding sequence ATGGCCGCCATATCTCCTGCAGCCCTGCAAGATCCCAACGCTccgtggaggaagaatcTTTCGGCACACGTCATTTGCCCAGAATGTAAGGAAGTGCCGCCAAACTTGGAATTCCCCGGCTCTCATGAAACTGTCTGTGGTTCCTGTGGGCTGGTGCTGTCGGATCGAGAGATCGACATGCACTCTGAATGGCGTACCTTCTCGAACGATGACCAGAATAACGATGACCCCTCGCGTGTTGGTGATGCTACAAACCCGCTCTTGAATGGTGATCAGCTGGAGACTCAAATTGCTAGCGGTGGCTCTGGTCGTGTCCGCGATTTGTACCGCGCGCAAAATAAGCAGTCTAGCGAGAAGGCAAACAAGGCCCTTCTTGCGGCGTACAAGGAAATCGGTGCTCTATGTGATGGTTTCGGAATTCAGAAGAACGTGGCGGACACAGCCAagtatctttttaaaatCGTTGACGACGCAAAAGCGTTCAAGGGCAAGTCTCAAGATGTGATCATCGCCGGATGTATTTTCATTGCCTGCCGCCAGTGCAAAGTTCCTCGCACTTTCACTGAGATTTTCGCTGTTACCAAGGTAAcaagaaaggaaattggGCGCATTTACAAGGCTCTAGAGAAGTTCTTTACCGCCCAGAACCTTGAACGAAATAATGCGGTCGTCTCGAATGGAGGCGTTCCTGATCCCAACGACACCTACACGGCAACGACCTCCACGAAGCCCAGCGACCTTTGCAATCGTTTCTGCAATCTTCTCGATCTTCCTTTCCAAGTCACGAGCGTATCATCGTCTCTGTCTGATCGCGTAACTACCGAGGGCAATCTCGCTGGACGTTCGCCACTTTCCATCGTTGCGGCTTGTATCTACATGGCCTCATACTTAATGGGCTACCCCAAGTCCGCGAAAGAGATTTCCCAGGTAGCGCACGTCAGCGATGGTACAATACGCGGCGCCTACAAACAACTCTACGCTGAGCGTGAGAGCTTGGTTGATAAAGAATGGATCAAAGATGGGAAGGGTGCACTGAAAAACCTACCCCAGAGCTAA
- a CDS encoding uncharacterized protein (COG:S;~EggNog:ENOG410Q1TM;~InterPro:IPR036864,IPR001138;~PFAM:PF00172;~go_function: GO:0000981 - DNA-binding transcription factor activity, RNA polymerase II-specific [Evidence IEA];~go_function: GO:0008270 - zinc ion binding [Evidence IEA];~go_process: GO:0006355 - regulation of transcription, DNA-templated [Evidence IEA]), with the protein MLTESGARSSNGETPKLRTACENCRQSKVKCNLSGKDTCIRCLRHGLPCRYRAANRSGKPKGSKNRSTLRKLGQLQERKSAFTSSDRLAKKSIEAIPSPQFTRSDTDMSLKTVQSLSESPMNDVSNTSMVLADYTEYPSLYPDSMANSPCAASMSPTFLQKEFITKGLTTFPLAVHIPSALRPTCDCAETLVSYHDNLRQMVVNPGQLRFDQILQGVQAALSVCRGFLQCPSGHKDNHSANDTSLILCMSTLEITLQLLDFWATYDLIPQSREGPRETVSYGEYEMGPDEGRRIRRFLIRGRLLLCKDTLGLLKSAAGFKEDGLGGTWLQQIIGGSEAMADSFLYAISEADCICNLPSYT; encoded by the exons ATGCTCACCGAATCTGGCGCACGCTCCAGCAACGGAGAAACACCGAAGCTCCGAACTGCCTGTGAAAACTGCAGGCAGTCAAAGGTGAAGTGCAATTTGTCCGGGAAGGATACGTGCATTCGCTGCCTCCGCCATGGGCTACCGTGTCGTTACCGAGCAGCCAACAGGTCCGGCAAGCCCAAGGGGAGCAAGAATCGCTCCACGCTTCGGAAATTGGGACAGctgcaggagagaaagagTGCATTTACGTCGAGCGATCGACTGGCCAAGAAAAGCATCGAGGCTATACCGAGTCCGCAATTCACGCGCAGCGATACCGATATG AGTCTAAAGACGGTACAAAGCCTATCCGAAAGCCCCATGAATGACGTTTCAAATACGTCCATGGTCCTGGCGGACTACACGGAGTACCCTTCACTTTACCCGGACTCAATGGCCAATAGCCCCTGTGCGGCTTCAATGTCACCGACGTTTCTGCAAAAAGAGTTCATCACAAAAGGGCTAACCACCTTCCCTCTCGCCGTTCATATCCCGAGTGCGCTACGACCAACATGTGACTGCGCAGAAACCCTAGTTTCCTATCACGACAATCTCCGGCAGATGGTTGTCAATCCGGGGCAGCTGCGGTTCGACCAGATTCTGCAGGGGGTGCAGGCAGCGCTTTCGGTGTGTCGCGGGTTCCTGCAGTGCCCGAGCGGACACAAGGACAACCACAGCGCCAACGACACAAGCTTAATCCTCTGCATGTCTACCCTCGAGATCACCTTGCAATTACTGGACTTCTGGGCCACGTACGATCTCATCCCGCAATCTAGGGAGGGACCCCGTGAAACAGTCAGCTACGGCGAGTATGAGATGGGGCCAGACGAGGGCCGCCGGATCCGCCGATTCCTCATCCGAGGGCGCCTCCTACTCTGCAAGGACACCCTCGGTCTTCTCAAAAGCGCGGCGGGTTTTAAGGAAGACGGACTGGGAGGGACCTGGCTGCAACAGATCATTGGGGGCTCGGAGGCGATGGCCGATAGTTTTCTCTATGCAATCTCGGAGGCAGACTGTATTTGCAATTTACCTAGTTACACCTAG
- a CDS encoding uncharacterized protein (COG:S;~EggNog:ENOG410PIG2;~InterPro:IPR011990;~go_function: GO:0005515 - protein binding [Evidence IEA]), giving the protein MEDNKHSRNVSRSSRPRSSTKGPLDQPDDPLNVEDLNKISTPSNQNTVDYGACTGASFTSLDPLAPEELSSDLDKDLSFLLRYDNYHSLSQVDIPHALRSEFISLTSDATLDSSLGALETLLAEGHFLLAAYLCGSILTSTLISPKNIKVIFALFYTRLACLELSGNTAIAAQESKALEDLSSTFYYVDSELKEADANVHQSNFSRHIAPWPLRVLAIRLQSIGFGDPRRGIGGLYEIGLEARREIMRPDLDPAEREIWKQRLSDLGVRTVNALIEIGDLDAAKRSLEGLTQSEHANEVTKLRTVFLLLSIGDIDAARKLCVGFGDTGDAIFKPLLSMAEGRYDDAVLEWRGLLDIKDKETDDAIISQNLAVCLLYTGRLSEAREVLESLVQKQLTFSSLVFNLATVYELCSDKSVELKHGLVEVVAKQPITGHTNLDRLNTDFKL; this is encoded by the exons ATGGAGGATAACAAGCACAGCCGCAATGTCTCCAGAT CGTCACGACCACGTAGCTCAACCAAAGGTCCGCTAGATCAGCCAGACGA CCCTCTGAACGTTGAGGACTTGAACAAGATATCCACACCCTCGAATCAGAATACAGTCGATTATGGGGCGTGTACAGGCGCCTCGTTCACCTCACTGGATCCGCTAGCCCCAGAAGAGCTATCATCAGATTTGGACAAGGACCTGTCATTTCTTCTCCGGTATGACAACTACCATTCGCTCTCGCAAGTCGACATCCCACATGCCTTGCGGTCTGAATTCATATCGCTCACATCTGATGCGACATTGGATTCGTCACTCGGTGCTCTTGAGACGCTCCTGGCTGAAGGCCATTTCCTCTTAGCCGCCTACTTGTGTGGCTCGATCCTAACATCGACTCTAATATCCCCGAAGAATATCAAGGTGATATTTGCCCTGTTTTACACGCGACTGGCGTGCCTAGAACTTTCCGGAAATACGGCCATTGCAGCCCAAGAATCCAAAGCGCTTGAAGATCTAAGTTCAACATTCTATTATGTGGACTCCGAACTTAAGGAGGCCGATGCAAATGTTCATCAATCGAACTTCTCCCGGCACATTGCACCATGGCCGCTTCGCGTTTTAGCCATCAGGCTACAGAGTATAGGCTTTGGTGACCCGCGTAGGGGAATCGGAGGCTTGTATGAAATCGGCCTGGAAGCGCGAAGAGAGATTATGCGCCCGGATCTAGATCCTGCTGAGCGAGAAATCTGGAAACAGAGGTTATCCGATCTTGGGGTGCGAACGGTCAATGCGCTCATTGAAATAGGAGATCTCGACGCAGCCAAAAGATCACTGGAGGGCTTAACACAGTCGGAACACGCAAACGAGGTTACCAAATTAAGAACAGTGTTTCTTTTACTCTCGATTGGTGATATTGACGCTGCGAGGAAATTATGTGTGGGATTTGGTGACACGGGTGACGCAATATTCAAACCTCTTCTCAGTATGGCCGAGGGACGTTACGACGATGCAGTTCTTGAATGGCGCGGCCTACTAGATATCAAGGACAAGGAAACCGATGACGCCATTATCTCCCAGAACCTAGCCGTATGCCTACTGTATACTGGCCGGCTAAGTGAG GCTCGTGAGGTCTTAGAATCCCTGGTCCAGAAGCAGCTCACATTCTCCAGCCTTGTATTCAATTTGGCAACAGTCTATGAGTTGTGCTCTGACAAGTCTGTAGAATTGAAGCATGGACTTGTCGAAGTTGTTGCCAAACAGCCAATCACGGGACATACGAATCTGGACCGACTGAATACAGATTTCAAGTTGTGA
- a CDS encoding hemolysin III family protein (COG:T;~EggNog:ENOG410PM7P;~InterPro:IPR004254;~PFAM:PF03006;~TransMembrane:7 (o83-104i116-135o155-176i183-202o214-232i244-265o285-305i);~go_component: GO:0016021 - integral component of membrane [Evidence IEA]), giving the protein MPPGQRRPTESHEKDPGSCQTASVATAVLEDPPRAIRSLLHWDDLPHWQRDNQHIHTGYRPASYSFFGSFQSLTYIHNETVNIYTHLLPSLLAVPAAIQLYQAIAPRYETATHDDIRAFGCFFAGAAFCLGMSAFYHTISNHSPTVARIGNTFDYIGIVGLIVGSFVPSVYYGFYCVPELQKLYWSMICTMGLGCVVVSIFPQFRTPRWRPFRAGMFVSMGLSAVFPVVHGLQLYGRDQMVRQIGLGWLLLQGFLYILGAGIYAARVPERLRPGKFDLWGSSHQIFHVLVVCAAMAHLTGLLRAFDHRHSGTAESCPPGAIL; this is encoded by the coding sequence ATGCCACCCGGTCAGCGTCGTCCCACCGAAAGCCATGAGAAGGATCCAGGAAGCTGTCAGACAGCCTCTGTTGCGACCGCAGTTTTGGAGGATCCTCCTCGGGCTATCAGATCGCTCCTGCACTGGGACGATTTGCCCCACTGGCAGCGTGATAACCAGCATATCCATACGGGATATCGGCCAGCATCGTACTCGTTCTTCGGATCGTTCCAGTCCCTGACATATATTCACAACGAGACTGTCAATATATATACGCATCTACTGCCATCTCTACTGGCCGTCCCTGCGGCTATTCAACTGTATCAAGCTATTGCGCCACGCTATGAAACTGCCACCCATGATGATATCCGAGCGtttggctgcttcttcgcgggAGCTGCGTTTTGCCTGGGGATGTCGGCGTTCTACCATACCATCTCCAACCATTCCCCGACTGTGGCACGCATTGGAAACACGTTCGACTACATTGGTATTGTGGGACTGATTGTGGGAAGCTTTGTTCCTAGTGTCTACTATGGTTTCTACTGCGTTCCTGAGTTGCAGAAGCTTTATTGGAGCATGATCTGCACAATGGGCCTTGGCTGCGTCGTTGTCTCGATCTTTCCTCAGTTCCGGACCCCCCGTTGGCGCCCATTCCGGGCGGGCATGTTTGTGAGCATGGGTCTATCGGCTGTGTTTCCTGTAGTCCATGGGCTGCAGCTCTACGGGCGTGACCAGATGGTGCGTCAGATTGGACTCGGCTGGCTCCTGCTCCAGGGATTTTTGTACATTCTAGGAGCGGGGATATATGCAGCCCGAGTCCCCGAACGGTTGCGACCAGGGAAGTTCGATCTTTGGGGGAGTTCGCATCAGATCTTTCATGTGCTTGTCGTCTGCGCCGCCATGGCTCATCTGACAGGACTTTTGAGGGCTTTTGATCATAGACATAGCGGGACCGCAGAGAGCTGTCCTCCAGGTGCCATTCTGTGA
- the TVP18 gene encoding Tvp18 family protein (COG:U;~EggNog:ENOG410PKCP;~InterPro:IPR019365;~PFAM:PF10233;~TransMembrane:4 (i16-37o43-66i86-104o110-129i);~go_component: GO:0016021 - integral component of membrane [Evidence IEA]): MSVITEELRSRNFSIYGQWTGVLCIILCLAVGIANIFSFNAVLIVFSILCIVSGCILIFTEVPFLLRICPTSEKFDTFIRRFTTNWMRAGMYTIMSVVQWLSLIERGSSLIAAAVLLLIAGIFYALAGLKSQDFVGSKTLGGQGIAQMIV, translated from the exons ATGTCTGTTATCACGGAAGAATTGCGCTCAAGAAACTTCA GTATCTACGGGCAATG GACGGGTGTGCTGTGCATCATCCTGTGTCTTGCCGTTGGTATCGCCAACATTTTCTCATTCAATGCGGTTCTCATCGTTTTCAGTATTCTGTGCAT TGTTTCCGGTTGCATCCTCATTTTCACTGAGGTGCCCTTCCTGCTCAGAATCTGCCCTACATCCGAGAAATTCGACACTTTTATCCGACGCTTCACAACCAACTGGATGCGCGCTGGAATGTATACCATCATGAGTGTTGTCCAGTGGCTTAGTCTCATTGAGAGAGGCTCTAGTTTAATTGCGGCCgccgtccttcttctcatcgccgGTATTTTCTATGCACTGGCTGGCCTCAAGAGCCAGGATTTTGTTGGCAGCAAAACCTTGGGCGGACAAGGCATTGCGCAGATGATCGTTTAG
- a CDS encoding SDR family NAD(P)-dependent oxidoreductase (COG:Q;~EggNog:ENOG410PI9R;~InterPro:IPR036291,IPR002347;~PFAM:PF08659,PF00106,PF13561;~go_process: GO:0055114 - oxidation-reduction process [Evidence IEA]), whose product MASRLSQLNAHLNFPRGLLAGQVAIITGAGQGIGAEAARLFANEGAKVVVADIDGEKANGVVNAINGAESGRAIAVVGDILDDKYIQSLVDKAAEFGNGKIHVIVNNAGFTWDGVIHKMTDKQWDTMVAVHNTAPFKLIRAAAKYFRVKDGEPRVIINISSTSGIHGNAGQANYALAKAGVVGLTRTIAKEWGPQFGVRSNTIAFGFVQTRLTAAKEKGAFITTPDGTKVALGIPGQQINARQGGEKQSYPDIPLGRPASPEEAARSVLGVVSPLFSYVNGETIRVTGGRNM is encoded by the exons ATGGCCTCCCGCCTCTCCCAGTTAAACGCCCACCTCAACTTCCCCCGCGGCCTACTTGCCGGCcaagtcgccatcatcaccggcgcagGCCAAGGCATCGGCGCCGAAGCAGCACGGCTTTTCGCCAACGAAGGCGCAAAGGTCGTTGTTGCTGACATTGACGGCG AGAAAGCAAACGGCGTAGTCAACGCCATCAACGGCGCCGAGTCCGGCCGCGCCATTGCGGTCGTAGGAGACATCCTCGACGACAAGTACATCCAGTCTCTCGTCGACAAGGCCGCCGAGTTCGGGAACGGCAAGATCCATGTTATCGTTAACAATGCCGGATTTACATGGGACGGGGTTATTCATAAG ATGACCGACAAGCAATGGGACACCATGGTCGCGGTGCACAACACAGCGCCATTCAAGCTCATCCGCGCCGCGGCCAAGTACTTCCGTGTGAAGGACGGCGAACCCCGagtcatcatcaacatctcGAGTACGAGTGGCATCCACGGGAATGC AGGACAAGCAAACTACGCCCTCGCCAAAGCCGGCGTAGTCGGACTCACTCGCACAATCGCCAAAGAATGGGGCCCCCAGTTCGGCGTGCgcagcaacaccatcgccTTCGGATTCGTGCAGACGCGACTCACGGCCGCAAAGGAGAAGGGCGCATTCATTACCACGCCCGACGGTACCAAGGTTGCCCTGGGCATTCCGGGACAACAAATCAATGCGCGCCAGGGGGGTGAGAAGCAGAGTTACCCTGATATTCCGCTTGGGCGGCCTGCGAGTCCTgaggaggcggcgaggagTGTGCTTGGGGTTGTGAGTCCGTTGTTTAGTTATGTTAATGGGGAGACGATTCGGGTTACTGGCGGGCGGAATATGTAA